The genomic region GCATCATATCCGCCGGGACCAGCAGCCCCAGAGACCGGTGCAGGAGAAGCCGCAGGAAGCTCCGGAAAAGGAGGCCGATGCCGACGATGAAGAGACCGAGCAGGACCGGTCAAGCGCGTCCCAGCACCACCACCGGCGCGGTGGAAAGCCCCCGAAGAAGATCATTGAAGAATGGGCTAACGATCCTTACTGCGAATAGGCTCGGGCAGAGAAACTTTTGGAACTCTCTCTTTTACTCGATGCAGGAAAATAAAGAGTGAAAATTCAAGATGAGGGACAGAGATCAGTTCGGGCAAGAAATTGTTTCTGCAGGAGGTCATGTCGGTACATTGTGACGTAACTTGTTAGGACCGGCATGTATGGGACATAACAAGGAGATATATCTTGGCAGAGAAGATCGCATATCTTGACGGTCTACGGGGCCTTGCCGCCTTTGCGGTATTTATTGGACATTTTTTACCAAGTTTCATAATCTGCAGCTCGTATTTCGTCTCTGTTCTTGTAGCAGTCTTCTTTTTTGGCCGCCTTTTCGCTGTATCGATCTTTTTCGTGTTAAGCGGTTACGTACTCACGTACACTTTTTTTAAAACGGGAAACCATGAGATCCTGGTATCTGGAGCAGTAAGAAGATACATACGATTACTGGTCCCCATTGCCTTCCTGTTCCTCATCATCTGCATCTTTGTGTACCCGGGTTTTCTGGGGTTAGCAGATCCGGATAAAATAAAAAATATCCTGTCACAGGTGTTCTGGGGAGTATTTGTCCAGGGACAGTACGCCTTTGTTCCCGGACAGGACTCTTATACCGGTGTTTTATGGACTATGGCCATCGAATTTATCGGGAGTTTTGTTATCTTCTCGTTTGCAGCATTGTTCGGGAAACTCAGGAACCGCTGGGTTTTTTATATTGCCGCAATTATCCTGTTTATCCACACATACTATCTTGCATTTATCCTCGGGATGATGCTTGCAGACATCTACAACAGTGAACCAAAGGGGAAGGTGCGCATTGAGAATCGTGGCATCCTTTTCCTGCTCTTTATTTTAGGAATCCTCCTAGGAACGTACCCTTCAATTCCGTTTGGAGTGGATCTCTATTCCGGTATCGGGAGTACCGGTAATCTGATACTTGACTCTCTTCCATTTGCTGCCACATCCCCGTTCAGTCTTGGGATCGCATCCTCTATGGAATTCTTATATATCATCGGGGCATTTTTAACCCTCATCGTACTATTGAACTCACGATATCTTGAGATGCTGCTGTCCACACGCATTCCGGTCTTCCTTGGGAAGATCTCATTTTCCTTGTATCTGATTCATATGGTGGTAATAAATATATTCTCGTTTTTTATTTTGAGGGTTGTTTTCGATTACCAGTTGACGCTTCTGGCAGGGATCTCAATATTCTTCATGACAACGGTGGTTCTCTTTACTGTTTCGTATATCATGTACCGGTTCGTCGACTTGCAAGGAATCATACTGGCAAAATATGTGTACACCAGGTTTTTCAGAATTGTAAAACCGGATGCATGATCACATCCTGTTGTGAGTCCGCAAATATAGCCACAACTCTAGAAGAGAGAACCTGCAGATACCCGACCAAGGAGAGAATAAAGGGTCGAGATTCCAGTTACAGGGAATCTACCAGCGCTCCGACACCGGCTGTTTGTACAATCCCTACCCCGATATTCTGCATATCCCGGACATTTGCCCGGTGTATCTCTTCGGATGCCGCCCCGGTTGCGTCATCGACGAGGACAACCGGGTAATTGTATGCGATCCCGTCAAAGACGGTTGTCCGGATACAGTTCGGCGTCTGGATACCGCAGACAACGAGGGTTGTTACGGCAAGGGTCCGGAGCATCAGGTCCAGTTCTGTCCCAATGAACGCACTCATCCGAATCTTGGTTATGACGTACTCGCCTGGAAGCGGCGAGAGTTCGTCGATGACTGCGGCACCCGTGGTCCCTTCCACCGCAAATGGAGCGTTCATGAAGCGGTCCCTGCGGATGATCTCCACGTCCGACCCGTCCTTCCGGTGCACCCTGACCACATGAAAGACCGGAAGGCTCCGTTTTCGGAAAACCGAGAGCACGGACTGGATCTGCGGCACAACGGTCCGGGCCTGGGCAACGTTGAGCGGTTTGTCCTAGAGAACAAAATCATTCTGCATATCGATTATCAGGAGTGCAGGTTTTCCCATCTTTTTCCCCGTTAGACTATTGAGAGTGTGGATATAATAACTTTCAATAAACTCCGGAGACTGCATGGAGCCGCTGCTGAATACTATCATTCTCATCGTTACCGGTCTGTTTGCAGGAACAACTTCCGGAATCTTCGGAGTCGGCGGCGGATTCCTGATGACACCGGTCCAGTACTGGATCTATACATCAACAGGGATTGACAGCACGCTTGCAACCAGGCTTGCATTCGGAACCTCGCTTGCCGTCATGCTGCCAACCATGATCAGCGGCGCCACCGGCCACCACCGGCGCGGGGCGGTGAACTGGAAAGCGGCACTTCCCATGGGATGCGCTGCAGTGCTCGGGGGTTTCCTCGGAGGGACCGTTGCCACCCACCTGCCGGGCCAGCTGCTCCGGATCATCTTTGCGCTGCTTGTCACGGCCATGGCTCTCCGTATGATCTGGCATATCCATGCCTGCCCGGTCTGCGAGCCCCGCGGATCAACCCTCCTTTATCTGATCATTGGAATATCCATAGGATTCGTTTCGGGTATTGCGGGAATCGGCGGGGGTATCCTGCTCGTTCCCGTTCTTGTCATTGCTCTCGGGTACCCGATGCACCTTGCGGTCGGGACCTCCTCTGCCTGCCTGATCTTCTCTTCAGCAGGTTCCGTTGCCGCATATATCATCAACGGGATCGGCGTCGGAGGTCTTCCGGCCTACTCGGTCGGCTATGTGGATCTTGTCACGTTTGCTCTTCTTGCCATAACAACAATCCCGCTTGCACGATTCGGCGTGCGGTGCGCCCACGGCTGTTCCGGCCGGACATTGCAGATCATCTTTGCCGTATTCATGGCGCTCATCGGGATCCTGATGCTCGTGAGCGGATAAAAAAAGGTTACTGGTATTCCAGGGGCTGGACTTTTTTCGGGAGCCCGCCTTTGAAGAACTGTTGGATCTTGCCGTAATAGTCCCGGAGGTTGTCGTTCATGGTCGGGTGGATCTTCTTCTGGGCATCGGCAAAATGCTGCCGGGTCACAACAGAGACGTTTTCCCGTATTGCGAGCATGCCGGCTTCCCTTGAGAGAGATTCGAGATCGGATCCGACAAAACCTTCGGTCTCGGCTGCAAGGAGGTCAGCAAGGCTGCTGCGGGCCGGATCAACAAATGCAAGATTCTTTTCTGCGAACAACTCGACGAGCCGCTTCCGGCGGAAGCCGGCAGTAATGCCGGTACTGTCTTCCGGTGCCGGCGTGACAAGCGGCCTGATCTCGTCTGCGGTGATCTGTTTGTCTTTGCCGAGGTTCTCTACCAGTTCCGCAATCCCCTCCTCGGAGTACCGGTCCGTAAGACCGACAATCTCTTCCAGGGTCGATCCCTCGACCGGCATGAAGCGGATGTGGATACCGATTATCTTTTTCCGGTCCTCAAGCGTAGGCTCGCCGATGTAGACCAGGCGGTCGAACCGGCCGGCCCGGAGGAGTGCCGGGTCAACCAGATCGGGTTTGTTGGTCGCACCCATGATCACAACGTCCTTGAGTTCAACAAGGCCGTCCATCTCTGTCAGGATCTGGTTGAGCACATTATCAAGGGCCTGGGAGTTGTTCGAAGAGCCCCGTACAGGGGCTATCGAATCTATCTCGTCGAAGAAGAGAATTGACGGAGAGACCTGCCGGGCTTTCTTGAAAATTTCCCGGACCGCCCGTTCACTCTCCCCGACCCATTTCGAGAGCAGCTCGGGTCCGCGGATCGGGATGAAGTTTGCACCGCTCTCGGAAGCAACCGCTTTTGCGATCAGGGTCTTTCCTGTACCGGGCGGGCCGTAAAGAAGAATCCCCCGGGGGGGTTCGATTCCCATGTCGTCCAGTTTCTGGGGATTCGTGAGCGGAAGCTCGACTGCCTCGCGCACTTCGGTCTTGGCCGATTCTAGGCCGCCGACATTCTGCCATTTCACGTGCGAGACCTCGAGCATCACTTCGCGCATCGCGCTCGGGCTCACATCCCGCTGGGCACTCCTGAAATCTCCTGCAAAGACTTTGAGGGTGTCGAGCACTTCCGCGGGGATCTCGTCTGCATCGAGATCCAGCTGAGGAAGATAACGCCGGAGGGCCCGGATCGCTGCTTCGCGGGAGAGGGCTGCAAGGTCCGCCCCGACAAACCCGTGGGTCTGCTGGGAGAGGACTTCGAGGCTGACATCATCCGCAAGAGGCATTCCCCGGGTATGAATCTTCAGGATCTCGATCCGGTCGGGCTCGCTCGGGACACCGATCTCGATCTCGCGGTCGAACCGGCCGGGTCTCCTGAGCGCTGCATCGATGGCATCGACACGGTTCGTGGCACCGATCACGATGACCTGGCCGCGCTCCTCAAGGCCGTCCATCATGGTCAGGAGCTGGGCAACGACACGGCGCTCCACTTCCCCGGTCACTTCCTCGCGCCGGGGGGCGATTGAGTCCAGTTCATCGATGAAGACGATGGAGGGGGCATTCTCCCGCGCTTCCTCGAAAATTTCACGGAGCCGCTGCTCGCTCTCCCCGTAATATTTCGAGATTACCTCGGGGCCTGCGATGTGGATGAAGTGCGCCCCGCTCTCGGAAGCAACCGCTTTTGCAATCAGGGTCTTGCCCGTTCCTGGCGGGCCATAGAGAAGGACGCCCTTGGGCGGCTCGATCCCGAGCTTCTGGAAAAGTTCCGGGTGCCGGAGGGGGAGCTCTATTGTCTCGCGGAGGCGCTGGAGTTCGTCTTTCAACCCGCCGATATCTTCGTAACTGAACCGCTTGACTCCCTCGAAACCCGCTGCCGGTTTGTCCGAGAACTCTATTGCAGTGTTCTTGGTGATGATGACGGCTTCCTCGGGTTCCACTTCGACGACCTTGAACCCGACGATCTGCGGCTGGATGAACGGCAGCCCGAGCATGATCGGGATGGTATCGTTCTTGACGATCGGAAAATCGATGAGCCCGTTAACCACATGCGGGTTGTTGGCAATCGGGATCTTCTTGGGGAGATCCTCTGGGGGTGCGAGGACAACCCTTTTTGCCTCGATCTCGTCCGTGATCTTTGCAATTTTTACGGTATCGCCTATGCTGACACCGGCATTCTGCCGGGTGAAGTTGTCGATCCGGATCTTGCGCTGGTTCCAGTCCTCGACAAGCGACCGCCAGACCTTGGCAACGGTCCGGCGTTTTCCCTCGATCACGACCAGATCGCCGGGCGAGATCTTCAGGAGCAGCATCGTCTCGGGATCCAGCCGGGCTTTTCCGCCACCCTGATCGCCGGGATATGCGG from uncultured Methanoregula sp. harbors:
- a CDS encoding acyltransferase, which translates into the protein MAEKIAYLDGLRGLAAFAVFIGHFLPSFIICSSYFVSVLVAVFFFGRLFAVSIFFVLSGYVLTYTFFKTGNHEILVSGAVRRYIRLLVPIAFLFLIICIFVYPGFLGLADPDKIKNILSQVFWGVFVQGQYAFVPGQDSYTGVLWTMAIEFIGSFVIFSFAALFGKLRNRWVFYIAAIILFIHTYYLAFILGMMLADIYNSEPKGKVRIENRGILFLLFILGILLGTYPSIPFGVDLYSGIGSTGNLILDSLPFAATSPFSLGIASSMEFLYIIGAFLTLIVLLNSRYLEMLLSTRIPVFLGKISFSLYLIHMVVINIFSFFILRVVFDYQLTLLAGISIFFMTTVVLFTVSYIMYRFVDLQGIILAKYVYTRFFRIVKPDA
- a CDS encoding CDC48 family AAA ATPase, which encodes MAEVQLRVDSAYPGDQGGGKARLDPETMLLLKISPGDLVVIEGKRRTVAKVWRSLVEDWNQRKIRIDNFTRQNAGVSIGDTVKIAKITDEIEAKRVVLAPPEDLPKKIPIANNPHVVNGLIDFPIVKNDTIPIMLGLPFIQPQIVGFKVVEVEPEEAVIITKNTAIEFSDKPAAGFEGVKRFSYEDIGGLKDELQRLRETIELPLRHPELFQKLGIEPPKGVLLYGPPGTGKTLIAKAVASESGAHFIHIAGPEVISKYYGESEQRLREIFEEARENAPSIVFIDELDSIAPRREEVTGEVERRVVAQLLTMMDGLEERGQVIVIGATNRVDAIDAALRRPGRFDREIEIGVPSEPDRIEILKIHTRGMPLADDVSLEVLSQQTHGFVGADLAALSREAAIRALRRYLPQLDLDADEIPAEVLDTLKVFAGDFRSAQRDVSPSAMREVMLEVSHVKWQNVGGLESAKTEVREAVELPLTNPQKLDDMGIEPPRGILLYGPPGTGKTLIAKAVASESGANFIPIRGPELLSKWVGESERAVREIFKKARQVSPSILFFDEIDSIAPVRGSSNNSQALDNVLNQILTEMDGLVELKDVVIMGATNKPDLVDPALLRAGRFDRLVYIGEPTLEDRKKIIGIHIRFMPVEGSTLEEIVGLTDRYSEEGIAELVENLGKDKQITADEIRPLVTPAPEDSTGITAGFRRKRLVELFAEKNLAFVDPARSSLADLLAAETEGFVGSDLESLSREAGMLAIRENVSVVTRQHFADAQKKIHPTMNDNLRDYYGKIQQFFKGGLPKKVQPLEYQ
- a CDS encoding sulfite exporter TauE/SafE family protein yields the protein MEPLLNTIILIVTGLFAGTTSGIFGVGGGFLMTPVQYWIYTSTGIDSTLATRLAFGTSLAVMLPTMISGATGHHRRGAVNWKAALPMGCAAVLGGFLGGTVATHLPGQLLRIIFALLVTAMALRMIWHIHACPVCEPRGSTLLYLIIGISIGFVSGIAGIGGGILLVPVLVIALGYPMHLAVGTSSACLIFSSAGSVAAYIINGIGVGGLPAYSVGYVDLVTFALLAITTIPLARFGVRCAHGCSGRTLQIIFAVFMALIGILMLVSG